Proteins encoded in a region of the Phocoena phocoena chromosome X, mPhoPho1.1, whole genome shotgun sequence genome:
- the NXT2 gene encoding NTF2-related export protein 2 encodes MDKRRQALTRLYLDKATLVWNGNVVTGLEALTKFFDMLPSSEFQVNMLDCQPVHEQATQAQATVLVVTSGTVKFDGNRQHYFNQNFLLTAQSTADNIVWKIASDCFRFQDWESS; translated from the exons ATGGACAAGAGAAGACAG gcACTAACCAGGCTGTATCTGGACAAGGCCACTTTAGTATGGAATGGAAATGTTGTAACAGGGCTGGAAGCCCTAACTAAGTTTTTTGACATGTTGCCTTCTAGTGAGTTTCAGGTCAATATGCTAGATTGCCAGCCAGTTCATG AGCAAGCTACTCAGGCCCAGGCTACAGTTCTCGTGGTGACCAGTGGAACTGTGAAGTTTGATGGAAACAGACAACACTACTTCAACCAGAACTTCCTGCTGACTGCTCAGTCTACTGCTGACAACATCGTGTGGAAGATTGCAAGCGACTGCTTCCGTTTTCAAGATTGGGAAAGTAGTTAA